One genomic window of Devosia salina includes the following:
- a CDS encoding YHYH protein encodes MFTSTRTIQRVRPAIATLVFALGTANGSAHDLPLGDGRISTSPRQGYVYSCQTRFPANGVGAQASGAWLDEASGTWDPDLKPIVDGSVKWPSEITLSVEGTQRIVRGNGLPDHATGTFPVSRSDDAYRYDRNPNSITAQSVLLRLDVTPSLANTPSCVPMGMIGFALSGAAIYNALDAKGDDAPAHEIQDGCNGHPERQGEYHYHNYSDCFVDARSGPDGHSDLIGHALDGFGLYGKYESTGDELSTDDLDACHGHTGPIEWDGKVVEMYHYHFTEDYPYTLGCFAGRVTQ; translated from the coding sequence ATGTTCACATCCACACGGACCATACAGCGCGTTCGACCGGCCATCGCGACGCTCGTCTTCGCTCTTGGGACAGCCAATGGCAGCGCCCACGACCTGCCCCTTGGCGATGGCAGGATTTCAACCTCACCCAGACAAGGCTATGTCTATTCCTGCCAGACCCGTTTCCCCGCCAACGGCGTCGGCGCCCAGGCCAGCGGTGCCTGGCTCGACGAAGCCTCGGGCACCTGGGACCCCGACCTCAAGCCAATCGTGGACGGGTCGGTGAAATGGCCCAGCGAGATCACACTGTCGGTAGAAGGAACCCAGCGCATTGTCCGCGGCAACGGCTTGCCCGATCATGCCACCGGGACATTTCCCGTCAGCCGCTCTGACGACGCCTATCGATATGACCGCAATCCCAACAGCATCACTGCACAGAGTGTTCTTCTGCGCCTGGATGTCACGCCGAGCCTGGCCAACACGCCAAGCTGCGTCCCAATGGGCATGATCGGTTTTGCACTCTCCGGCGCGGCCATCTACAACGCGCTGGACGCTAAGGGCGATGACGCGCCGGCCCATGAGATTCAGGATGGTTGCAATGGCCACCCCGAGCGGCAGGGCGAATATCACTACCACAACTACTCGGACTGTTTCGTAGATGCGCGCTCAGGCCCGGATGGGCACAGCGACCTCATCGGCCATGCACTCGATGGCTTCGGTCTCTATGGCAAGTATGAGAGCACCGGCGACGAGCTCTCCACCGACGACCTCGACGCATGCCACGGCCATACGGGCCCTATCGAATGGGACGGCAAGGTGGTGGAAATGTACCACTACCATTTCACCGAGGACTATCCCTATACGCTCGGCTGCTTTGCCGGCCGCGTAACCCAATAA
- a CDS encoding 2Fe-2S iron-sulfur cluster-binding protein, giving the protein MTKITYITNDGERIETEAENGSTVMETAIMNAVPGIVAECGGACTCATCHVYVDEDWREVVGGPSTMEEDMLDFAFDVRENSRLSCQIKVRDALDGLVVRVPSRQG; this is encoded by the coding sequence ATGACCAAGATCACCTATATCACCAATGACGGCGAACGCATTGAAACCGAAGCGGAAAATGGTTCGACCGTGATGGAGACCGCGATCATGAACGCGGTGCCGGGGATCGTTGCCGAATGCGGCGGGGCCTGCACCTGCGCGACCTGCCACGTCTATGTGGACGAGGACTGGCGCGAGGTGGTCGGCGGCCCTTCGACGATGGAAGAGGACATGCTCGATTTCGCCTTCGACGTGCGCGAGAACAGCCGGCTCTCCTGCCAGATCAAGGTGCGCGACGCGCTGGACGGGCTGGTGGTACGCGTGCCCAGCCGCCAGGGCTGA
- a CDS encoding DUF2569 domain-containing protein, producing the protein MPTLEQLRARDYQAAMAKGPTGLGGWLILPLIGMLASPVANAIVVLNSLDVLGPGYVLTTQQAFAVRFELAQAVVIGVAPIGLLVLFFKRKKVFPGAFIAWQVVNLIWMLMAFALTQNAFRDYYEASGVSFWGDGNGRTLVGALLGIAIWTGYMLNSVRVRNTFVR; encoded by the coding sequence ATGCCGACCTTGGAACAACTGCGCGCTCGCGATTATCAGGCCGCGATGGCCAAGGGGCCGACCGGGCTCGGAGGGTGGCTCATCCTGCCCTTGATTGGCATGCTTGCATCGCCAGTCGCCAACGCGATTGTCGTTCTGAACTCTCTCGATGTTCTCGGACCGGGATACGTCCTGACCACTCAGCAGGCATTCGCAGTGCGATTTGAATTGGCACAGGCTGTCGTGATCGGGGTCGCACCAATCGGCTTGCTGGTGCTGTTTTTCAAACGGAAGAAGGTATTCCCCGGCGCGTTCATTGCCTGGCAGGTTGTGAACTTGATCTGGATGCTGATGGCGTTCGCACTGACCCAAAACGCGTTCCGCGACTACTACGAAGCATCTGGGGTCAGCTTCTGGGGCGATGGCAACGGACGAACATTGGTGGGCGCTTTGCTGGGCATCGCCATCTGGACCGGATACATGCTCAACTCGGTCAGGGTCAGGAATACGTTTGTGCGCTGA
- a CDS encoding class I SAM-dependent methyltransferase has protein sequence MSAPDRIAEFVTAFGNAFADGSMVRLKLGGYHGPEADLKSVEGRKVAIKAGERLSLVFRYKTRDITKNLTPEEAAAFLSEGLTEHYRSARLETTGFDLQFERQGDKQRLKRSDVAGREAVEASHDRAKNRALTDTSSIWLQALGITGKDGQVRNDAQDKFRQINKMVEIFAPLIQQLKAENPRIVDMGAGKGYLDFALYDYLANRAGQDAEIIGVELRPALVEAGNALAAKSGFGGLRFEAGSILDYDASGADAVIALHACDTATDDAIYQGIKAGAGLIAVAPCCHKQIRRQIEAGTADDRLDFLLRHGTFMEKQAEMVTDGLRALLLEASGYRTKVFEFVSDAHTPKNNLIVAQKGNAGSRQAALDRIAAVKAMFGIKQHYLEGLLGL, from the coding sequence TTGAGCGCACCCGATCGCATCGCCGAATTCGTGACGGCGTTCGGCAATGCCTTTGCCGATGGCTCCATGGTGCGGCTGAAGCTGGGCGGCTATCATGGCCCCGAGGCGGACCTGAAATCGGTCGAAGGGCGCAAGGTCGCGATCAAGGCTGGCGAGCGCCTCAGCCTCGTCTTCCGCTACAAGACACGGGACATCACCAAGAACCTGACGCCGGAGGAAGCCGCCGCTTTTCTTTCGGAAGGGCTGACCGAGCATTATCGCAGCGCGCGGCTGGAAACGACGGGCTTCGACCTGCAGTTCGAGCGACAGGGCGACAAGCAGCGGTTGAAACGCAGCGACGTTGCAGGCCGGGAGGCGGTCGAAGCCAGCCATGACAGGGCCAAGAACCGCGCGCTGACCGATACATCCTCGATCTGGCTGCAGGCGCTCGGTATCACCGGCAAGGATGGGCAGGTCCGCAATGACGCGCAGGACAAGTTCCGCCAGATCAACAAGATGGTCGAGATCTTTGCCCCGCTGATTCAGCAACTTAAGGCAGAGAATCCGCGCATCGTCGATATGGGCGCGGGCAAGGGGTATCTCGATTTCGCGCTCTATGACTATCTCGCCAACCGGGCGGGCCAAGATGCTGAAATCATTGGCGTCGAACTGCGTCCGGCGTTGGTTGAAGCTGGCAATGCCCTGGCGGCGAAGAGTGGTTTTGGCGGTTTGCGGTTCGAAGCCGGTTCAATCCTCGACTATGACGCTTCCGGCGCCGATGCGGTGATCGCGCTGCATGCCTGCGACACGGCAACCGACGACGCCATCTATCAGGGCATCAAGGCGGGAGCCGGGCTGATTGCCGTAGCCCCCTGTTGCCACAAGCAGATCAGGCGACAGATCGAGGCGGGCACGGCCGATGATCGTCTCGATTTCCTGTTGCGCCATGGCACGTTCATGGAAAAGCAGGCCGAAATGGTCACCGATGGGCTGCGGGCGCTGTTGCTCGAAGCCAGCGGCTATCGCACCAAGGTGTTCGAGTTCGTCTCGGACGCGCATACGCCCAAGAACAACCTGATCGTCGCGCAGAAGGGCAATGCCGGTTCACGCCAGGCAGCGCTCGACCGCATTGCGGCGGTCAAGGCCATGTTCGGGATCAAGCAGCACTATCTGGAAGGGCTGCTCGGCCTGTAG
- the cysG gene encoding siroheme synthase CysG: protein MGLLNTFPLSFKVRGKRIIIVGGTDEALNKVRLVSKTTASIEIYSPHIEADFSAFPATVFERAIRADDVAGAALVFVAEEGEDAELAKSEARRLGIPLNVVDVPGECDFYTPSIVERAPLTVAISTEGDAPVLARLVRAQIEALLSPGIGKIASLAGGLRHKVESLIHDGAARRRYYEDLVTRPGMDAASAEKLLDAHVANGAGQGVVWLIGAGPGAEDLLTLRAQRLLQQADVIVHDQLVPAAVVEMGRRDAEQICVGKTRGHHSFSQAQINTLIVRLAGEGKKVARLKSGDPMIFGRAGEEIAALRKAGLAYEIVPGVSAALAAAADTATPVTLRKVSSGFVVATAHGAEDSDLAHWAALSQSGLTLALYMGKAISADVAGRLLAHGAAPDLPVGIVVNAGRSDSTAYAGTLGGLANGAVDFVDGPAVILVGKAVAEGDWAEAAAAAATNSFKVA, encoded by the coding sequence ATGGGACTTCTCAACACATTTCCGTTGAGCTTCAAGGTCAGGGGCAAGCGCATCATCATCGTCGGCGGCACCGACGAAGCCCTGAACAAGGTCCGATTGGTCTCTAAGACGACTGCTTCGATAGAGATTTATTCCCCCCACATCGAAGCTGACTTTTCAGCCTTTCCGGCGACTGTGTTCGAGCGCGCCATTCGCGCTGATGATGTAGCCGGCGCGGCTCTTGTTTTCGTGGCCGAAGAGGGTGAAGACGCAGAGCTGGCCAAGTCGGAAGCGCGGCGCCTGGGCATCCCGCTCAATGTCGTCGACGTGCCGGGTGAATGCGATTTCTACACGCCCTCGATTGTCGAGCGCGCGCCGCTGACGGTGGCGATCTCCACCGAGGGCGATGCGCCGGTGCTGGCGCGGCTGGTGCGGGCGCAGATCGAGGCGCTGCTGTCGCCCGGGATTGGCAAAATCGCGAGTCTTGCGGGTGGTTTGCGCCACAAGGTTGAGAGCCTGATTCATGATGGTGCTGCCCGTCGCCGCTATTACGAAGACCTGGTGACCCGTCCGGGCATGGATGCTGCCAGTGCCGAAAAGCTGCTGGACGCCCATGTGGCCAATGGCGCGGGGCAGGGCGTGGTCTGGCTGATCGGGGCCGGCCCCGGCGCCGAAGACCTCCTGACCCTGCGTGCGCAGCGGCTGCTGCAGCAGGCCGATGTCATCGTGCATGACCAGCTCGTGCCCGCCGCCGTGGTCGAGATGGGCCGGCGCGATGCGGAGCAGATTTGCGTCGGCAAGACGCGCGGACACCACTCCTTCTCGCAGGCGCAGATCAATACGCTGATCGTGCGGCTGGCCGGTGAGGGCAAGAAGGTCGCGCGGCTCAAGTCCGGCGACCCGATGATCTTCGGGCGCGCGGGCGAGGAAATTGCGGCCCTGCGCAAGGCCGGGCTTGCCTATGAGATCGTGCCGGGCGTCAGCGCGGCATTGGCGGCGGCTGCCGATACGGCGACGCCGGTGACGCTGCGCAAGGTGTCGAGCGGCTTCGTGGTCGCCACGGCGCATGGCGCCGAAGACAGCGATCTGGCCCATTGGGCCGCTCTCTCGCAATCGGGCCTGACCCTGGCGCTCTATATGGGCAAGGCGATTTCGGCCGACGTGGCCGGCCGGCTGTTGGCGCATGGCGCGGCACCGGATCTGCCGGTCGGTATCGTGGTCAATGCCGGGCGGTCGGACAGCACAGCCTATGCCGGGACGCTGGGCGGGCTCGCCAATGGTGCTGTCGATTTCGTCGATGGCCCGGCCGTCATCCTGGTTGGCAAGGCGGTGGCCGAGGGCGACTGGGCCGAGGCGGCCGCAGCGGCGGCAACGAACAGTTTCAAGGTAGCGTGA
- a CDS encoding peptide chain release factor 3 encodes MSLSNVAEVSPRPTAEPYRLRRTFAIISHPDAGKTTLTERLLAAAGAIQQAGAVRGKAGARSTRSDWMEMEQQRGISITSSVMTFDYDGLTLNLLDTPGHSDFSEDTYRTLTAVDAAIMVIDAAKGIESQTLKLFEVCRLRDIPIITFINKVDREGQSPLDLIDEIQSKLALDLTPVLWPIGQGVDFGGYIDLVEKRVLNPQGKTIAEFEALEDLLEVDELVDNPVFMTALETLEMAQAMLPGFDLKTFHEGHLSPVLFGSALKGVSVAELLRTLGDWGPEPRPQPALPAPIPPSDKKVTGFVFKVQANMDANHRDRIAFVRLCSGKFERGMRLKNVRSGKDMAVSNPMFFFGNNRELAEEAVAGDIVGIPNHGTLSVGDTLTEGANINVTGIPNFAPEIIRRVRLTDAMKTKQMAKALSDLAEEGVTQVFRRMVGADWIVGVVGQLQLEVLSARVAKEYGVPITFESMGFEVARWVESDDPDELKRFIAAQKVNMAEDRAEAPVFLAQNAWWADRAKQDWPKIRFLTTKERH; translated from the coding sequence ATGTCCCTGTCCAATGTTGCCGAGGTTTCACCCCGGCCCACCGCCGAACCCTATCGCCTGCGCCGCACGTTTGCGATCATTTCGCACCCGGATGCGGGCAAGACCACGCTGACCGAGCGCCTGCTCGCCGCCGCTGGCGCCATCCAGCAGGCCGGCGCGGTGCGCGGCAAGGCCGGCGCGCGCTCGACCCGGTCGGACTGGATGGAGATGGAACAGCAGCGCGGCATTTCCATCACCTCGTCGGTGATGACCTTCGACTATGACGGGCTGACGCTGAACCTGCTCGACACGCCGGGGCACTCGGACTTTTCCGAGGACACCTATCGTACGCTGACCGCCGTGGACGCGGCCATCATGGTGATCGACGCCGCCAAGGGCATCGAGAGCCAGACGCTGAAGCTGTTCGAAGTGTGCCGCCTGCGCGACATTCCGATCATCACCTTCATCAACAAGGTGGACCGCGAGGGCCAGAGCCCGCTCGACCTGATCGATGAAATCCAGAGCAAGCTGGCGCTCGACCTGACGCCGGTGCTCTGGCCGATCGGGCAGGGCGTCGATTTCGGCGGCTATATCGACCTGGTGGAAAAGCGGGTGCTCAATCCGCAGGGCAAGACCATTGCCGAGTTCGAGGCGCTGGAAGACCTGCTCGAGGTGGACGAGCTGGTGGATAATCCGGTCTTCATGACGGCGCTCGAAACGCTCGAAATGGCGCAGGCCATGCTGCCGGGCTTCGATTTGAAGACCTTCCACGAGGGACATCTGAGCCCCGTGCTGTTCGGCTCGGCGCTCAAGGGCGTCTCGGTGGCTGAACTGCTGCGCACGCTGGGTGACTGGGGTCCGGAGCCGCGGCCGCAGCCAGCGCTGCCCGCGCCCATCCCGCCATCGGACAAGAAGGTCACCGGCTTCGTGTTCAAGGTGCAGGCCAATATGGATGCCAATCACCGCGACCGCATCGCCTTTGTGCGGCTGTGCTCGGGCAAGTTCGAGCGTGGCATGCGTTTGAAGAACGTGCGCTCGGGCAAGGACATGGCCGTCTCCAACCCGATGTTCTTCTTCGGCAATAATCGCGAGCTGGCCGAGGAGGCCGTGGCTGGCGACATTGTCGGCATTCCCAATCACGGCACGCTGTCGGTGGGCGACACGCTGACGGAAGGCGCCAATATCAACGTCACGGGCATCCCGAACTTTGCGCCGGAAATCATCCGCCGGGTGCGGCTGACTGATGCGATGAAGACCAAGCAGATGGCCAAGGCGCTATCCGATCTGGCCGAAGAGGGCGTGACGCAGGTGTTCCGGCGCATGGTGGGCGCCGACTGGATCGTTGGCGTGGTGGGTCAGTTGCAGCTCGAAGTGCTGTCGGCCCGTGTCGCCAAGGAATATGGCGTGCCGATCACCTTCGAAAGCATGGGCTTTGAAGTGGCGCGCTGGGTCGAGAGCGATGATCCAGACGAATTGAAGCGCTTCATTGCCGCCCAGAAGGTCAACATGGCCGAGGACCGCGCCGAGGCGCCGGTTTTCCTGGCGCAGAATGCGTGGTGGGCGGACCGGGCCAAGCAGGACTGGCCGAAAATCCGGTTCCTGACCACCAAGGAACGGCATTGA